Proteins from one Amycolatopsis benzoatilytica AK 16/65 genomic window:
- a CDS encoding LLM class flavin-dependent oxidoreductase, which produces MRAGIVILPEDRWWAAEPKWRAAEEYGFDHAWTYDHLGWRSLVDGPWFSAVPTLTAAAMVTSRIRLGTFVASPVARHPVPFARELITLDDVADGRFVLGVGAGVDSSRYDAQVMAGPELTARQRADRFTEFVEALDGLLMTDKFDFDGEYYTARGARNLPGTVQRPRLPFLVAANGPRTMTLAARFGAGWVTTGRGGQTLDEWWTGIAELVRTFEQRLEAAGREPAGIERHLSLDAAPVFSLSSVAAFREATERARELGFTDVIAHWPRSSGPYEGHESVLEKVVEEVLPGLKTE; this is translated from the coding sequence GTGCGAGCAGGCATCGTGATTCTTCCCGAGGACCGTTGGTGGGCAGCCGAGCCGAAGTGGCGGGCGGCCGAGGAATACGGCTTCGACCACGCGTGGACCTATGACCATCTGGGCTGGCGGTCACTGGTCGACGGCCCGTGGTTCTCCGCCGTGCCCACCTTGACCGCGGCGGCCATGGTCACCTCCCGGATCCGGCTGGGCACGTTCGTCGCCTCGCCGGTCGCGCGGCATCCGGTGCCGTTCGCGCGGGAGCTGATCACCCTGGACGACGTGGCCGACGGGCGGTTCGTCCTGGGTGTGGGCGCGGGCGTCGACAGCTCGCGCTACGACGCGCAGGTGATGGCCGGGCCGGAGCTCACCGCGCGGCAGCGCGCGGACCGGTTCACCGAGTTCGTCGAGGCGCTCGACGGGCTGCTGATGACCGACAAGTTCGATTTCGACGGCGAGTACTACACCGCTCGCGGCGCCCGGAACCTGCCGGGCACGGTGCAGCGGCCGCGGCTGCCGTTCCTGGTCGCCGCCAACGGGCCGCGCACCATGACACTCGCTGCCCGGTTCGGCGCGGGCTGGGTCACCACCGGCCGCGGCGGGCAGACCCTGGACGAGTGGTGGACCGGCATCGCCGAGCTGGTCCGTACGTTCGAGCAGCGGCTGGAAGCGGCCGGGCGCGAGCCGGCCGGCATCGAGCGGCACCTGAGCCTGGACGCCGCGCCGGTTTTCTCGCTGAGCAGCGTCGCGGCGTTCCGCGAGGCCACCGAACGGGCTCGCGAGCTCGGCTTCACCGACGTCATCGCGCACTGGCCGCGGTCGAGCGGACCGTACGAGGGGCACGAATCGGTGCTGGAGAAGGTCGTCGAAGAAGTACTGCCCGGGTTGAAAACCGAGTAG
- a CDS encoding HAD family hydrolase, whose product MGPVEKPRLVASDVDGTLLGPSEAVTSRTIALVRRVVEDGVPFALCTGRPPRWIAPVAGPLGLTGYAVCANGAVLLDIGADEVVAVHGELAPDLLHDLASALDKALPGCRLAAERVGGGSADHDLRNFVIEPEYHNPWGDEESRIAPRAEVLGRSAIKLLVSHRGMTSEEMAEAVGTLVGDAVDVTYSSSGGLIELAAHGVTKATGLAELAERFDVPSEAVIAFGDMPNDIEMLQWAGHGVAMANGHESLLAVADEVTAPVTEDGVAQVLERWF is encoded by the coding sequence ATGGGACCCGTGGAGAAACCCCGGTTGGTCGCATCCGATGTCGACGGCACGCTGCTCGGCCCCAGCGAGGCGGTGACGTCGCGCACGATCGCTCTCGTCCGGCGAGTCGTCGAGGACGGCGTCCCGTTCGCCCTGTGCACCGGCCGCCCGCCGCGGTGGATCGCGCCGGTCGCCGGACCGCTCGGCCTCACCGGGTACGCGGTGTGCGCCAACGGCGCGGTCCTGCTGGACATCGGCGCCGACGAGGTGGTCGCTGTGCACGGCGAACTGGCCCCTGACCTGCTGCACGACCTGGCCTCGGCGTTGGACAAGGCGCTGCCCGGCTGTCGGCTGGCGGCGGAACGGGTCGGCGGCGGATCGGCCGACCACGACCTGCGCAACTTCGTGATCGAGCCGGAGTACCACAATCCCTGGGGCGACGAGGAGAGCCGGATCGCGCCGCGCGCGGAGGTGCTGGGCAGGTCCGCGATCAAGCTGCTGGTCAGCCACCGCGGAATGACGTCGGAGGAGATGGCCGAAGCGGTCGGCACGCTGGTCGGCGACGCGGTGGACGTGACGTACTCGTCCTCCGGCGGCTTGATCGAGCTGGCCGCGCACGGCGTGACCAAGGCGACCGGCCTGGCCGAACTCGCGGAGCGCTTCGACGTGCCGTCGGAGGCGGTGATCGCCTTCGGCGACATGCCCAACGACATCGAGATGCTGCAGTGGGCTGGGCACGGCGTCGCGATGGCCAATGGCCACGAATCCTTGCTGGCGGTCGCGGACGAGGTCACCGCGCCGGTCACCGAAGACGGCGTGGCGCAGGTACTGGAGCGCTGGTTCTAA
- a CDS encoding lysophospholipid acyltransferase family protein: MADLVYPPVIAAARLMFRLLDNRLRVTGAENVPATGGAVIACTHISYLDFIYCGLGALPAKRLVRFMAKKEVFDHRISGPLMRGMHHIPVDRSAGQASYAEAVERLRAGEVVGVFPEATISRSFTVKELKTGAVRMAAEAGVPVVPMALWGTQRLWTKGRPKELTKRHVPISVVIGEAMRPGAEESCEALTADLRARMAALLEKAQSEYPATPSGEDDRWWLPAHLGGTAPTPEEAAELDRR, translated from the coding sequence ATGGCTGATCTCGTGTACCCGCCCGTCATAGCCGCCGCGCGGCTGATGTTCCGGCTGCTCGACAACCGTCTCCGGGTCACCGGCGCGGAGAACGTGCCCGCGACCGGCGGCGCGGTGATCGCGTGCACGCACATCAGCTACCTGGACTTCATCTACTGTGGCCTCGGGGCGCTGCCAGCCAAGCGGCTGGTGCGGTTCATGGCCAAAAAAGAGGTCTTCGACCACCGGATCTCCGGTCCGCTGATGCGCGGCATGCACCACATTCCGGTCGACCGGTCCGCCGGTCAGGCGTCGTATGCCGAGGCGGTCGAGCGGTTGCGGGCCGGGGAAGTGGTGGGCGTGTTTCCGGAGGCGACGATCAGCCGGTCGTTCACCGTGAAGGAGCTGAAAACCGGGGCGGTGCGGATGGCCGCCGAGGCGGGAGTGCCGGTGGTGCCGATGGCGCTGTGGGGGACGCAGCGGCTGTGGACCAAGGGGCGGCCGAAGGAGCTCACCAAGCGGCATGTGCCGATTTCGGTGGTGATCGGCGAGGCGATGCGTCCTGGGGCCGAGGAGTCTTGCGAGGCCCTCACTGCCGATCTGCGGGCGCGGATGGCGGCGTTGCTGGAGAAGGCGCAGTCGGAGTATCCGGCGACTCCCTCGGGCGAAGACGACCGGTGGTGGCTGCCCGCGCATCTCGGGGGAACCGCGCCCACTCCGGAAGAAGCCGCCGAACTGGACCGCCGCTGA